The following coding sequences lie in one Plasmodium sp. gorilla clade G2 genome assembly, chromosome: 11 genomic window:
- a CDS encoding casein kinase II beta chain, with product MENSDSNKDLQDSKSDKSTSWVKWFNNRALSNFLVEVDNEYITDSFNLYGLKTEIPNFNHLISIIAGDAPEDDDDSKNSFSKDCICLYSLIHARFITTPKGLSLMKEKYIKGDFGTCPRVSCAQHNVLPIGLFDQMKIAKVHVYCPLCQEIYKIHEDEKVYLDGSFFGTSFPHILLQTYPYYATLKTPPYCSSKIFGFNVYQNFTRTEYKLAKGEFGRITRENFLKKNPKYFKKLRKEELQISET from the coding sequence atgGAAAATAGTGATTCGAATAAAGATCTTCAAGATTCCAAATCAGATAAAAGTACGTCATGGGTAAAATGGTTTAATAATAGAGCATTAAGTAATTTTTTAGTAGAAGTagataatgaatatattacaGATTCATTTAATTTGTATGGATTAAAAACTGAGATACCTAATTTTAATCATCTTATATCAATAATAGCTGGCGATGCACctgaagatgatgatgattcAAAAAATAGTTTTTCAAAGGAttgtatatgtttatattcattaataCATGCAAGATTTATAACTACACCTAAAGGTTTATCTTTAATGAaagagaaatatattaaaggtGATTTTGGTACTTGTCCAAGAGTCAGTTGTGCTCAACATAATGTATTACCCATTGGTTTATTTGATCAAATGAAAATTGCTAAAGTTCATGTATATTGTCCTTTATGTCaagaaatttataaaatacatgAAGATGAAAAAGTTTATTTAGATGGATCCTTTTTTGGAACATCCTTCCCTCATATTCTTTTACAAACCTATCCATATTATGCTACATTAAAAACTCCACCTTATTGTTCTTCTAAAATTTTTGGATTTAATGTTTATCAGAATTTTACAAGAACTGAATATAAACTAGCTAAAGGCGAATTTGGAAGAATAACCAGAGAAaattttcttaaaaaaaatccaAAGTATTTTAAAAAACTTAGAAAGGAAGAACTACAAATTTCTGAAacgtaa
- a CDS encoding actin-like protein, putative, which translates to MFQNIQTIILDINDGEMKTGYSGECTPRYNSNLILGLPLGHNATLKHTIFPLLPDVKRDNVELLYGIKYIYDENNNSRYDINFDVMEKLFEDISGSKALDDNFQDHPILLTEPNKTDRKYREKFTELMFESYNVYQLFLSRRSVLSCYGCARTSGLVLHVEKNCTNLCGIQEGYVFQKHIEEAPIGGDLIDRIYLSYLENIKNIKIYPYFSIEKNTNNLDNNNSDIKILKCPLVTKSYYLWGSLYVVNKMKENIINDYLNITEKNKNKNNNSNSNSNNNNNNNNNNSDLYEKNNVYKLPDGQIIDDNTTESLKLIFPYIFFRKKYNQNNINKLSSNTEIFQNFDFNEFYNSLKNLKLPILHKYNYKINTTNSIIEKIPDNSLDKTTNICYSDQIDSFFEIFDGLQDFIKKGILSFISSNINIDDVLNFLIITGESTMLHNFVGLLKSYLPFIDTIKEKNTKLIYSKGPDRKCNCFIGASILSSLGTFPQFCMTKSEYEEYGVRNIVDKKCA; encoded by the coding sequence atgtttcaaaatatacaaaCTATAATATTAGATATAAACGATGGTGAAATGAAAACAGGTTATTCAGGCGAATGTACGCCAAGATATAATTCTAATTTAATATTAGGGTTACCCTTAGGTCATAATGCTACATTAAAGCATACTATATTTCCATTATTACCAGATGTTAAAAGAGATAATgtagaattattatatggaataaaatatatatatgacgaaaataataatagtagatatgatataaattttgatgtaatggaaaaattatttgaagATATATCAGGTAGTAAAGCATTAGATGATAATTTTCAAGATCATCCTATTTTATTAACAGAACCTAATAAAACAGATAGAAAATATCGAGAAAAATTTACAGAACTTATGTTTGAATCATATAATGTGTatcaattatttttatctagaAGAAGTGTTTTGTCATGTTATGGATGTGCTAGAACATCAGGATTAGTATTACACGTAGAAAAAAATTGTACTAATTTATGTGGTATTCAAGAAGGATATGTCTTTCAAAAACATATAGAAGAAGCACCTATTGGTGGTGATTTAATAgatagaatatatttatcatacttagaaaatattaaaaatataaaaatatatccatatttctctattgaaaaaaatacaaataatttagataataataattctgacataaaaatattaaaatgccCATTAGTTACAAaatcttattatttatggGGATCACTTTATGTTGTTaacaaaatgaaagaaaatataataaatgattatCTAAACATaactgaaaaaaataaaaataaaaataacaacagCAACAGCAACagcaacaacaataataataataataataataattctgatctatatgaaaaaaacaatgtatataaattacCAGATGGTCAAATAATTGATGATAATACAACAGAATCTTTAAAACTTATTTTCccatatatattctttagaaaaaaatataatcaaaacaatataaataaattaagttCAAATACAgaaatatttcaaaattttgattttaatgaattttataattccttaaaaaatttaaaattaccaatattacataaatataattataaaatcaaTACAACTAATTctattatagaaaaaataccAGATAATTCATTAGACAAAACAACCAATATATGTTATTCTGATCAAATAGATAgcttttttgaaatatttgaCGGATTACaagattttattaaaaaaggaattttatcattcatatcatctaatataaatattgacGATGTTCTTaactttttaattataactGGAGAATCAACCATGCTTCATAATTTTGTAGGATTATTAAAATCTTATTTACCATTCATTGATAccataaaagaaaaaaatactaAGCTAATTTATAGCAAAGGACCTGATAGAAAATGTAACTGCTTTATTGGAGCTTCCATTTTATCATCTCTTGGCACATTCCCTCAATTTTGTATGACCAAAAGTGAGTATGAAGAATATGGAGTTAGAAATATTGTAGACAAAAAGTGTGCTTaa
- a CDS encoding CPW-WPC family protein, producing the protein MKKFISFIFVLFINKIVGVKIHLYRKYPNVENGVYQLDSRGRPIKIVDVNYNHRWEIPENGDINSYTVVRKNGRVKKFSEGTNLIYGTTKRKIINDIKEGDEESQEEVKNDILKNKKLNIIKNVSDVSKKQKDMKELEKKKKHEPPIAMYIAADDIAEEKKQKQEEDDINVANELGVAIKENLENHYDITKEPSPLSTDLLNLKIPTTLEKLLMDDLDEIKWISKKPVNDKICMRDYSKQCPSMWEPITETQCSAPKDYSGPCANIMILEPMNAKEKSSIARDCKVNWSCINESCGNGERDYLRECPENWTYNGTCEAPENYSGGCNRSMDFDTFTENDKEQFSSTCKVVWPCKEESCERDYSITCPKGWSYNVKEDMCMGSNELSGIISKEEIEAISHMSYHQRIAFSTKYGIPWPCKNKCTFGYDTYACPRGWLNLMNSGACKAPDDYIAPNNCPRITHFDYMDIKEKEKFSKICNVKWLCMENAQRDYSKCPIYFEYIKEGNHKGMCKPDEKYKGPCKEAQDILTLNLEQKYNFEETCEAQFPNLQIEDIPQSEQDLISQSTMEKLLNGTDLTNKSVTLE; encoded by the exons atgaagaagttcatatcttttatatttgtcttatttattaataaaattgtgGGTGTAAAAATACATTTGTATAGAAAATATCCCAATGTAGAAAATGGTGTATATCAATTAGATAGTAGAGGGAGACCTATAAAAATTGTTGATGTAAATTATAATCATCGATGGGAAATTCCAGAAAATGGAgatataaattcatatacTGTGGTTCGAAAAAATGGGAGAGTAAAAAAATTCAGTGAAGGCACAAATCTTATATATGGTACAAccaaaaggaaaataataaatgatattaaaGAAGGGGATGAAGAAAGTCAAGAAGAagtaaaaaatgatattttgaaaaataaaaaattaaatattattaaaaatgtttCCGATGTGTCTAAAAAGCAAAAGGATATGAAAGAAttggaaaagaaaaagaaacatGAACCTCCTATTGCTATGTATATAGCTGCAGATGATATTGCAGAGGAAAAAAAGCAAAAGCAAGAAGAAGA TGATATTAATGTTGCAAATGAATTAGGAG TTGccataaaagaaaatttagAAAA cCATTATGATATAACTAAAGAACCTTCTCCTTTAAGTACCGATTTGTTGAATTTGAAAATACCAACTACtttagaaaaattattaatggATGATTtagatgaaataaaatggaTATCGAAAAAACCAGTTAAcgataaaatatgtatgcGAGATTACTCTAAACAATGTCCTTCAATGTGGGAACCAATCACAGAAACTCAATGTTCAGCTCCAAA GGATTATTCTGGACCATGTGCTAATATCATGATTTTAGAACCTATGAATGCAAAAGAAAAAAGCTCAATAGCAAGAGATTGCAAAg tcAATTGGTCATGCATTAATGAATCTTGTGGAAATGGAGAAAGAGATTATTTAAGGGAATGCCCAGAAAATTGGACTTACAATGGAACATGTGAAGCTCCaga aaaCTATTCTGGAGGATGTAATAGATCGATG gATTTTGATACTTTCACAGAAAATGATAAGGAGCAATTCTCTTCAA CTTGTAAAGTG GTCTGGCCTTGTAAAGAGGAATCATGTg aaaGAGATTATTCCATAACATGTCCTAAAG gATGGTCTTATAATGTAAAGGAAGACATGTGTATGGGAAGTAATGAATTGAGCGGAATAATTTCAAAGGAAGAAATTGAGGCAATAAGTCATATGTCCTatcat cAAAGAATAGCATTTTCTACAAAATATGGAATTCCTTGGCCTTGCAAAAATAAATGTACTTTTGGATATGATACTTATGCATGTCCTAGAGGATGGTTGAATTTAATGAATTCAGGTGCTTGTAAAGCTCCAGATGATTACATTGCTCCAAATAATTGTCCACGTATAACTCATTTTGACTATATGgacataaaagaaaaagagaaaTTTAGTAAAATATGTAATGTTAAGTGGTTATGTATGGAAAATGCTCAAAGAGACTATTCCAAATGTccaatatattttgaatatattaaagaagGGAATCATAAAGGTATGTGTAAGCcagatgaaaaatataaaggacCTTGTAAAGAGGCTCAAGATATCTTAACGTTAAACCttgaacaaaaatataacttTGAAGAAACTTGTGAAGCACAATTTCCGAACTTACAGATTGAAGATATACCACAATCAGAACAGGATTTGATTTCTCAAAGTACAAtggaaaaattattaaatggtACTGATTTAACTAATAAAAGTGTTACTTTAGagtaa
- a CDS encoding FeS cluster assembly protein SufD, putative — MPNVCLRNYIFIFLLLTNKFLKTFEYVESKHWNNICLKDLYDKNDIKLNKTNKLKLKFKNFMYSDLKKEKKRKETVTITQKQKQKLYGQTNTYLKKRNKIQQIFAHIPYNNNFKKINQDIYTLKNINCHPKNGNKKIYLKINNATHFETIKTFITKYIKNYRHKNEEKTQKKIRNSNNIIQYYLSPNNNNNNNNKVNYTYNMLFINLLYNIISKNINEKKTKNRKRDFQKYLRKYEELYQKFTPENDDENDDNLISRINKKNISNIIINEWCLRNNNEKYNSTLMYDYISNMHNTEYQDITSVNNFIKNNEMIEKETWEQKQKPYLTYKYEFKYIDPIDRKNKLYQYEYYIPKLITYEEDISTESKFVPSNFNSPKCYNNSPVNALTTSGFSSRNIDTFGKERNKIYSFNTPTDVKRNIFFDDLILISSSYNQHFFPNLNFLLNLHTLQILIRDKTAIETDYMIDKFDQLKERLIQINSPQLLDNNKNKNNNNNNISKIDNIQDIQYNKYQTNNQNNKTKDDEINEEISSNLTYKKTLFDDKIQLFKNKYDKNILDDKDFVNLWKYNEKGEIVETINKIPIPKIYLNIDDPKYLSWKILQNSGKTAFKEIPTPNRKLEAWRQQVNLKTFYKQNFDNSISLRNISKEELVDYKMKILDNNFEKNEKLQNDICDDHNNVKLDNEQNKEHHEVNENMNHYNSDNNNDDNHNNINDSYHDNNNNNSYYYGSTHKMNEEDKKIVNENINVCENTNRVDNNNEISSKNYKEHKMKYQDTSNSSYNFNKEQIDKCKRKYKKAFYTLVVRDGIVDEYLSDDISILKNLDNELKKKSEINQNKENESNSQSDNNTPKQHIQDEQETEQKKSKIFVGSFFNVKDVEIEYLINKELYFIPEHSNWYKTNTQPFIRGQIGKQSRKFDNDYPIYDYRKSDFGMAKFSSLNLASIKDCAVVYLDENIDLSDKFIHIIFIATSKNEDNNININNNSSNNNDIYEKQSNYNVYQNIPSNNKQTNTNNNSEYNNEQNKIKEQHNNQHDKEETTQKCHIEKSISSHDNTIENSDIEKNECKENKKSKYTETKLTEYHTHNPITNPRLVVYVKGNSKINIYESHISLNKTNSGLVNGFSRICLEEKSNVKHTLSQELGNNVWHFHNVSVKNGLNANYKFVDILLGSLSSRINLQIEGEKGCKQESYGLSLLEDKQNISQYEMFHHEHPSMETNQLFKYLVSDKAHAVWRSRGRIERNAIKAKLNTLCKSILLNFGASAVCIPTLEIIPSDIECANHGATISDLEKEPIFSLMTRGISEKTAREIMMNSFVKEILDHISDENLKNRVYQKVLKFSQKYKSST; from the coding sequence ATGCCTAATGTATGCTTACGTAAttacattttcatatttctattattaacaaataaatttttgAAAACTTTTGAATATGTAGAGAGTAAACACTGGAATAATATATGCTTAAAAGAtctatatgataaaaatgatatcaaattaaataaaacaaacaaattgaaattaaaatttaaaaatttcatGTATtcagatttaaaaaaagaaaagaaaagaaaagaaacaGTAACAATTACACagaaacaaaaacaaaaattatatggtCAAACTAATACTTATCTTAAAAagagaaataaaatacaacAAATATTTGCTCATATTCCATACAACAACAATTTTAAGAAAATTAATCAGGACATATacacattaaaaaatattaattgtcATCCAAAAAAtggtaacaaaaaaatatatcttaaGATTAATAATGCTACCCATTTTGAAACAATTAAAACTTTTATTacgaaatatataaagaactatagacataaaaatgaagaaaaaacacaaaaaaaaataagaaattctaacaatataatacaatattatttatcaccaaataataataataataataataataaagtgaATTATACTTATAATATGCTGTTTATTAatctattatataatattataagtaaaaatataaatgaaaaaaaaacaaaaaatcgAAAAAGAGATTTCCAAAAATATTTAAGGAAATATGAAGAATTGTACCAAAAATTTACACCagaaaatgatgatgaaaatgatgataatttaatttcacgaattaataaaaaaaatatttctaatattattattaacgaATGGTGTTTacgtaataataatgaaaaatataattctacCTTAATGtatgattatatatctaatatGCATAATACAGAATATCAAGATATAACAAgtgtaaataattttataaaaaataatgaaatgatagaaaaagaaacatGGGAACAAAAACAGAAACCATATTTAACgtataaatatgaatttaaatatatagatcCTATAGAtcgaaaaaataaattgtatcaatatgaatattatataccaAAATTAATAACATATGAAGAAGATATTTCTACTGAATCAAAATTTGTACCTTCTAATTTTAATTCACcaaaatgttataataattcaCCTGTAAATGCTTTAACGACTAGTGGATTCAGTAGTCGTAATATTGATACATTTggaaaagaaagaaataaaatatattcattcaaTACACCAACTGatgtaaaaagaaatatattttttgatgatctaatattaatatcatcatcTTATAATCAACACTTCTTTCCAAATTTGAACTTTTTATTAAACTTACATACACTACAAATTCTAATAAGGGATAAAACAGCTATAGAAACGGATTATATGATAGACAAATTTGATCAACTAAAAGAAAGGCTAATTCAAATTAATTCACCACAGttattagataataataaaaataaaaataataataataataatatatccaaAATTGATAATATACAAGATATACAATACAATAAGTATCAAAcgaataatcaaaataataaaactaaagatgatgaaataaatgaagaaatatctagtaatttaacatataaaaaaacctTATTTGATGACAAAATACaattattcaaaaataaatatgataaaaatattttggaTGATAAAGATTTTGTTAATCTATggaaatataatgaaaaaggaGAAATTGTAGAAACAATCAATAAAATACCTATAccaaaaatttatttaaatattgatGATCCAAAATATCTTTCATGGAAAATTTTACAAAATTCAGGAAAAACAGCTTTCAAAGAAATTCCAACACCAAATAGAAAACTAGAAGCATGGAGACAACAAGtaaatttaaaaacattttataaacaaaattttGATAACAGTATAAGTTTAAGAAATATTTCAAAGGAAGAATTGGTtgattataaaatgaaaatattagataataattttgaaaaaaatgaaaagctTCAAAATGATATATGCGATGATCATAATAACGTAAAATTGgataatgaacaaaataaggAGCATCATGAAGTCAATGAGAATATGAATCATtataatagtgataataataatgatgataatcataataatattaatgatagttatcatgataataataataataatagttattATTATGGAAGTACCCATAAAATGAATGaggaagataaaaaaattgttaacgaaaatattaatgtatGTGAAAACACAAACAGggtagataataataatgaaatatcttcgaaaaattataaggaacataaaatgaaatatcaAGATACATCTAAtagttcatataattttaataaagaaCAAATTGATAAGTGCAaaagaaaatacaaaaaagcTTTTTATACCCTAGTTGTAAGAGATGGAATAGTAGATGAATATTTATCTGATGACATTagcattttaaaaaatttagataatgaattaaaaaaaaaatctgaAATAAACCAAAATAAGGAAAATGAAAGTAATTCAcaaagtgataataatacacCGAAACAACATATTCAAGATGAACAAGAAactgaacaaaaaaaaagtaaaatatttGTTGGTAGCTTTTTTAATGTAAAAGATGTAGAAAttgaatatttaattaataaagaattatattttatacctGAACATTCGAATTGGTATAAAACAAACACACAACCATTTATTAGAGGGCAAATTGGAAAACAATCCAGAAAATTTGATAATGATTATCCTATTTATGATTATAGAAAAAGTGATTTTGGAATGGCCAAATTTTCATCCTTAAATTTAGCATCTATCAAAGATTGTGCTGTCGTATATTTAGATGAAAATATTGATTTAAGTGATAagtttattcatattatatttatagcaacctcaaaaaatgaagataataatattaatattaataataatagtagtaataataatgatatatatgaaaaacaGTCGAATTATAAtgtatatcaaaatataccATCTAATAACAAACAAACCaacacaaataataattctgaATATAATAacgaacaaaataaaattaaagaacAACATAATAACCAACATGATAAAGAAGAAACTACTCAAAAATGTCATATAGAAAAAAGTATATCTAGCCATGATAATACAATAGAAAATTctgatattgaaaaaaatgaatgtaaagaaaataaaaaaagtaaatatacAGAAACCAAATTAACAGAATATCATACGCACAATCCAATAACAAATCCTAGATTAGTTGTATATGTAAAAGGAAATagcaaaataaatatatatgaatcacatatatcattaaataaaaCTAATAGTGGACTAGTTAATGGATTCTCAAGAATTTGTTTAGAAGAAAAGTCGAATGTAAAACATACATTATCTCAAGAATTAGGAAATAATGTTTGGCATTTTCATAATGTATCAGTAAAAAATGGATTAAATGCAAATTATAAATTCGTTGATATATTACTAGGTAGCTTGTCCTCAAGAATTAATTTACAAATAGAAGGAGAAAAAGGATGTAAACAAGAAAGTTATGGTTTATCTTTATTAGaagataaacaaaatattagtCAATATGAAATGTTTCATCACGAACACCCATCTATGGAAACTAATCAATTATTTAAATACTTAGTATCTGATAAAGCACATGCTGTTTGGAGAAGTAGAGGTAGAATAGAAAGAAATGCAATAAAAGCAAAATTAAATACCTTATGTAAATCTATTCTATTGAATTTTGGAGCTAGTGCTGTATGTATACCCACACTAGAAATTATACCAAGTGATATCGAATGTGCAAATCACGGTGCAACCATAAGTGATTTAGAAAAAGAACCCATCTTCTCATTAATGACAAGAGGAATATCTGAAAAAACTGCTAGagaaataatgatgaattCTTTTGTTAAAGAAATTTTAGACCATATATCCGACGAAAATCTTAAAAATAGGGTATATCAAAAGGTTTTAAAATTTTCTCAAAAGTATAAAAGTTCaacttaa
- a CDS encoding 60S acidic ribosomal protein P1, putative yields the protein MASIPASELPECEKQELLCTYAALILHEEKMSITSDNILKLIKNSNNTVLPYLPMLFERALKGKDIQSLLSNLSVGSAPAAAAQVTTDKPSEDKKEAKKEEKVEEEEEEDDLGFSLFG from the exons atggcATCAATTCCAGCATCAGAATTACCAGAATGTGAAAAGCAGGAACTTTTATGTACCTATGCTGCTTTAATATTAcatgaagaaaaaatgagTATAACAAGTGACAATATTTTAAAGCTTATTAAAAATTCAAACAATACTGTTTTGCCATACTTACCAATGCTTTTCGAAAGAGCTTTAAAGGGAAAAGATATTCa GAGCTTATTAAGTAACTTAAGTGTAGGAAGTGCCCCTGCAGCTGCTGCTCAAGTTACAACTGACAAACCAAGTGAAGACAAAAAGGAAGCCAAAAAAGAAGAGAAAGTAgaggaagaagaagaagaagatgattTAGGTTTCTCTTTATTTGGTTAA
- a CDS encoding early transcribed membrane protein 11.2, with translation MKITKIFYFFAALLALNFIAPNYFNGYVEAKKPLTPAEKKKRNQQIMLISGITSALAVLIGAGVGLGIHYKNKNNGDEKKDKAGAKTTTAAPKN, from the coding sequence ATGAAAATCACAAAgatcttttatttcttcgCCGCCTTATTGGCCTTAAACTTCATTGCCCCAAACTACTTTAACGGATATGTAGAAGCAAAAAAACCCTTAACACCAgctgaaaagaaaaagagaaaCCAACAAATTATGTTAATCTCTGGTATTACCTCAGCTTTAGCAGTTCTCATTGGTGCCGGTGTAGGTCTTGGAATCCActacaaaaacaaaaataacgGTGATGAAAAGAAAGATAAAGCTGGAGCAAAAACCACAACCGCCGCCCCAAAAAACTAA